A genomic window from Salinicoccus sp. RF5 includes:
- a CDS encoding MurR/RpiR family transcriptional regulator, whose product MFSVLSQIRKRFEYMTPVEQRIANFMLDNPTKVINMPVKDIARNSDTSDAAIVRFSKRIGLAGIKELKVELAKELHTLEKENISRVIDLEQDTHKDIFDKVFKNTIQALYNTEKIVNRKAMKEAAHLFAKSDNTFIFGVGDSANVGNELEQKLHRVNINAFFTADKYLCMTRLSNAKENDVLFLITLSGKTKEVVEVVKLAKKLGVKTIILTQNHASIAKRNADIAIEITEEETNIQYMNMTSRIAQLVICDVLFFYICRELGASAYDTIIKTYDVTH is encoded by the coding sequence ATGTTTTCGGTATTGAGCCAGATTCGTAAACGTTTTGAATATATGACCCCAGTGGAGCAGCGCATTGCAAATTTCATGCTGGACAACCCCACGAAAGTGATCAACATGCCGGTGAAGGATATTGCGAGGAACAGCGACACCAGTGACGCGGCCATCGTCAGGTTTTCCAAGAGGATCGGACTTGCAGGCATCAAGGAATTGAAGGTGGAGCTTGCGAAGGAACTCCATACACTTGAGAAGGAGAACATATCCAGGGTCATCGATCTTGAACAGGATACACACAAGGATATTTTTGATAAAGTATTCAAAAATACCATTCAGGCACTCTATAATACTGAAAAGATCGTCAACAGGAAGGCGATGAAGGAGGCCGCCCATCTTTTCGCCAAATCGGACAACACCTTCATATTCGGGGTGGGGGATTCGGCGAATGTTGGAAATGAACTCGAACAGAAGCTACATAGGGTCAATATAAACGCCTTCTTCACCGCTGATAAGTACCTGTGCATGACGCGGTTGTCCAATGCGAAAGAGAATGATGTGCTCTTCCTCATCACTTTATCAGGCAAGACGAAAGAAGTAGTGGAAGTTGTGAAACTGGCCAAGAAGCTCGGGGTTAAAACGATCATCCTGACGCAGAATCACGCTTCCATTGCAAAAAGGAACGCTGATATCGCGATAGAAATCACTGAGGAAGAGACGAACATACAATATATGAACATGACAAGCCGCATCGCGCAGCTGGTCATCTGTGATGTGCTGTTCTTCTATATCTGCCGGGAACTCGGCGCCTCTGCATATGATACGATCATCAAGACATACGACGTCACCCACTGA